In the genome of Spirochaetaceae bacterium, one region contains:
- a CDS encoding ABC transporter substrate-binding protein: protein MKRIALLAALMVCAAPLLLTAGGTDESASGGDTAAAAASQSSDRVRLPIGQYNMDDYVARTRAEITFSESPFLAGKGLPPVEERLPDNPVVMETWVEDGKYGGTLTWTEYTIDYDHYLRHLNAVQLMEIAPSASNHRYNFVGAEIQPSVLERWEQNDAADEFTFTIRKGLKWSDGVPVTTEDVRYAFEDNYFNEEITPTLPTWAKWGGEPVKLSIVDDYTFSLSFAKPYGLFLSELTGRAPGHFMRAAHYMKQFHTAYTDIEDIEDVMKEQGYSAEEWGKFYNSFDVLSQTAASYVPTRYPNAIEAPSLHPWNVVDEPNPSEFILERNPYFYKIDPTGKQLPYIDRGHRIFVTDLEVMTAKIVAGETDLQFQFIRLGDFPLFKSNEEKGGYRTLALPAWQDQLLIYFASLTPEDQVYAEIVQDKRFRQAVSMAIDRTEVKKSVFLDFGREAQYAPPKGSDVWEQYMDDAYMQYDVDAANALLDEMGLQWDDKREYRLMPDGRRLAIPFTYYEVTPTATPGAELFPEFMKPIGIDTQIKQVDGRLYWSQNRAFEIHFADWWLPVQYMHIYGPAFFSVTAFGWHNWIATDGEAGTEPPDDVKRLYELKEIMQSTGDAAERQAAHKEIWESQAENVWVIGTVAAAPVPFVYNAKLGNIENAEAEGYYSVVVGDAAEQWFWKE, encoded by the coding sequence TTGAAACGAATCGCGCTACTGGCCGCGCTCATGGTGTGCGCGGCGCCGCTGCTGCTGACCGCCGGCGGCACCGACGAATCGGCTTCCGGCGGCGACACCGCCGCCGCCGCGGCAAGCCAGAGTTCCGACCGGGTACGGCTGCCGATCGGCCAGTACAACATGGACGACTACGTAGCCCGCACCCGTGCCGAGATCACCTTTTCCGAGTCGCCCTTCCTGGCCGGCAAGGGCTTGCCCCCGGTCGAGGAGCGGCTGCCCGACAACCCGGTGGTGATGGAGACCTGGGTGGAGGACGGCAAGTACGGCGGCACCCTGACCTGGACCGAGTACACCATCGACTACGACCACTACCTGCGCCACCTGAACGCGGTGCAGCTCATGGAGATCGCGCCCTCGGCGAGCAACCACCGCTACAACTTCGTCGGCGCCGAGATCCAGCCCTCGGTCCTGGAGCGCTGGGAGCAGAACGACGCGGCCGACGAGTTCACCTTCACCATCCGCAAGGGGCTGAAGTGGTCGGACGGCGTCCCGGTCACCACCGAGGACGTGCGCTACGCGTTCGAGGACAACTACTTCAACGAGGAGATCACCCCCACCCTGCCGACCTGGGCGAAGTGGGGCGGCGAGCCGGTCAAGCTGTCGATCGTCGACGACTACACCTTCTCGCTGAGCTTTGCCAAGCCGTACGGCCTGTTCCTGAGCGAGCTCACCGGGCGGGCGCCGGGCCACTTCATGCGCGCGGCCCACTACATGAAGCAGTTCCACACCGCCTACACCGACATCGAGGATATCGAGGACGTGATGAAGGAGCAGGGCTACTCCGCCGAGGAGTGGGGCAAGTTCTACAACTCCTTCGACGTGCTCAGCCAGACCGCGGCCAGTTACGTCCCCACGCGCTATCCGAACGCCATCGAGGCGCCGTCGCTGCATCCCTGGAACGTGGTCGACGAGCCCAACCCGAGCGAGTTCATCCTGGAGCGCAACCCCTACTTCTACAAGATCGACCCGACCGGCAAGCAGCTCCCCTACATCGACCGCGGCCACCGCATCTTCGTCACCGACCTGGAGGTGATGACCGCCAAGATTGTCGCCGGCGAGACCGACCTGCAGTTCCAGTTCATCCGCCTCGGCGACTTCCCGCTGTTCAAGTCCAACGAGGAGAAGGGCGGCTACCGCACCCTGGCGCTGCCGGCGTGGCAGGACCAGCTCCTGATCTACTTTGCCTCGCTCACCCCCGAGGACCAGGTGTACGCCGAGATCGTGCAGGACAAGCGCTTCCGGCAGGCGGTGTCGATGGCGATCGACCGCACCGAGGTAAAGAAGTCGGTGTTCCTGGACTTCGGGCGCGAGGCGCAGTATGCGCCGCCCAAGGGCTCGGACGTCTGGGAGCAGTACATGGACGACGCCTACATGCAGTACGACGTGGACGCGGCCAACGCGCTGCTCGACGAGATGGGCCTGCAGTGGGACGACAAGAGAGAATACCGGCTGATGCCGGACGGCCGCCGGCTGGCGATTCCGTTCACCTACTATGAAGTGACCCCGACCGCCACCCCCGGCGCCGAGCTGTTTCCGGAGTTCATGAAGCCGATCGGCATCGATACCCAGATCAAGCAGGTGGACGGACGCCTTTACTGGAGCCAGAACCGCGCCTTCGAGATCCACTTCGCCGACTGGTGGCTGCCGGTGCAGTACATGCACATCTACGGCCCCGCGTTCTTCAGCGTGACCGCGTTCGGCTGGCACAACTGGATCGCGACCGACGGCGAGGCCGGCACCGAGCCGCCCGACGACGTGAAGCGGCTGTACGAGCTCAAGGAGATCATGCAGTCCACCGGCGACGCGGCCGAACGCCAGGCCGCCCACAAGGAGATCTGGGAGAGCCAGGCCGAGAACGTCTGGGTAATCGGCACGGTCGCCGCCGCCCCGGTGCCGTTCGTGTACAACGCCAAGCTCGGCAACATCGAGAACGCCGAGGCGGAGGGCTACTACTCGGTGGTGGTGGGCGACGCCGCCGAGCAGTGGTTCTGGAAGGAGTAG
- a CDS encoding ATP-binding protein — MIRGAGRRRWPWSWMRGWFHSHRTHIDRRLRLEVGRGAIARYVVSQKDLPAFRFVDLYRTIDAHLASVDGVRSIESDNSESLNKLLHGRGNRWDSRRITKSPRTAWTVGPDEEVFLPIDRYWMFPDGAAAARAIIRLRYDREHETAVLALAGIDSDRVDALLKRLIADSVATSIYRERLLTLSFESGARDQFGDVEKAERLRVSFAVAAPVSRGEFVVDQELHKLLWRNVVDLHERRQVLKTHGVPIRRGVLLYGPPGTGKTFACRYLCGQLPDTTRIVVAGSALNRIGQLFDFARTYQPSVVILEDVDLAFAARDISLYSSSLGDLLDRMDGLRPSDDVGVILTTNSIERLEAAIKDRPGRISQCVYFGPPGDTLRRRYLEQYAREYDYAATDVERLVAMSDGATPAFIKEWVHRTVQIATEDLDGEARLRLSQGAFQEAFDEMKRAGDSSARIVGFLAE, encoded by the coding sequence GGCTGGTTCCACAGTCATCGCACGCACATCGACCGCCGGCTGCGATTGGAGGTGGGCCGTGGCGCCATTGCCCGCTACGTGGTCAGCCAGAAGGATCTGCCGGCATTTCGGTTCGTGGATCTGTATCGCACGATCGACGCTCACCTGGCCTCGGTCGACGGCGTGCGGAGCATCGAATCCGACAACAGCGAGAGCCTGAACAAGCTGTTGCACGGCCGTGGCAATCGCTGGGATTCGCGCCGAATCACCAAGTCCCCGCGCACGGCGTGGACCGTCGGCCCCGATGAAGAGGTCTTCCTCCCGATCGATCGCTACTGGATGTTTCCCGACGGCGCGGCGGCCGCGCGGGCCATCATCCGGCTGCGCTACGACCGGGAGCACGAAACGGCGGTGCTCGCGTTGGCCGGGATCGACTCGGATCGGGTCGACGCGCTGCTCAAGCGGCTGATCGCCGACAGTGTCGCCACCTCGATCTATCGCGAGCGGTTGCTCACCCTGTCCTTCGAATCGGGAGCGCGCGATCAGTTTGGCGACGTCGAGAAGGCGGAGCGCCTGCGGGTCAGCTTCGCGGTCGCCGCGCCGGTGTCGCGGGGCGAATTCGTGGTCGACCAGGAACTGCACAAGCTGCTGTGGCGCAACGTCGTGGACCTCCACGAGCGGCGCCAGGTTCTCAAGACACACGGCGTCCCGATCCGCCGCGGAGTCCTGCTGTACGGGCCGCCGGGAACCGGGAAGACGTTCGCCTGCCGTTACCTCTGCGGGCAGTTGCCCGACACCACCCGCATCGTGGTTGCCGGCAGCGCGCTGAATCGGATCGGCCAGTTGTTCGATTTTGCCCGTACCTATCAACCGTCGGTGGTGATCCTGGAGGACGTCGATCTCGCCTTCGCCGCCCGCGACATCAGCCTCTACTCCTCGTCGCTGGGCGATCTGCTCGACCGGATGGATGGCCTGCGCCCGTCCGACGACGTTGGAGTGATCCTGACCACCAATTCGATTGAACGCCTGGAAGCCGCGATCAAGGACCGTCCGGGGCGCATCAGCCAGTGCGTGTACTTCGGACCGCCCGGCGACACCCTACGCCGCCGCTACCTGGAGCAGTATGCCAGGGAGTACGACTACGCCGCGACCGACGTGGAGCGGCTGGTCGCGATGAGCGACGGCGCGACTCCGGCGTTCATAAAGGAGTGGGTCCATCGCACCGTGCAGATTGCGACCGAAGACCTGGACGGCGAGGCGCGCCTCCGCCTGTCGCAGGGCGCCTTCCAGGAGGCATTCGACGAGATGAAGCGCGCCGGCGACTCATCGGCCCGCATCGTCGGCTTCCTTGCGGAATGA